In Alkalihalobacterium alkalinitrilicum, a genomic segment contains:
- a CDS encoding universal stress protein, giving the protein MYKKILLAYDGSEHSKRAGENAIHIAKCGGAESILEIVYAVDATKAKHDVLSNWNSLSLEEKRKELLTGVTKKASDEGVKYEIKILQGEAGPSIIKYANENNFDLVIIGSRGLDRIQEFVLGGVSHKVAKRVKCPILIVK; this is encoded by the coding sequence TTGTACAAAAAAATTTTATTAGCATACGACGGGTCAGAACATTCTAAACGTGCGGGTGAAAATGCGATACATATTGCAAAGTGTGGTGGCGCTGAATCTATATTAGAAATTGTCTATGCGGTAGATGCAACAAAAGCTAAGCATGATGTATTGAGTAATTGGAATTCCTTATCTCTTGAAGAAAAGCGAAAAGAGTTATTAACTGGTGTTACAAAGAAAGCATCAGATGAAGGGGTCAAATACGAAATTAAAATTTTACAAGGTGAAGCAGGACCATCAATTATAAAATACGCCAATGAAAACAATTTTGATCTCGTTATTATTGGTAGCAGAGGTTTAGACCGCATTCAGGAGTTCGTCCTTGGAGGTGTTAGTCATAAAGTCGCTAAACGCGTGAAATGTCCAATATTGATTGTAAAATAA